The Corynebacterium simulans genome contains a region encoding:
- a CDS encoding thiazole synthase: MLTIADKSFETRLIMGTGGASSQDALEKALVASGTQLTTVAMRRHSAQAGGESVFDLLRRLNIAPLPNTAGCRTARDAVLTAQLAREALGTNWVKVEVIADEHTLLPDVVETIDATELLVAEGFTVLAYTSDDPVAALRLEDAGASAVMPLGAPIGTGLGILNPHNIKLIAARASVPVLVDAGIGTASDAALAMELGCDGVLLASAINRCQDPVAMAHAMRHAVAAGHYARQAGRIPRREHAQASSTFEGLASWADEVL, translated from the coding sequence GTGCTGACAATCGCGGATAAGAGCTTTGAAACTCGGCTCATCATGGGCACGGGTGGCGCAAGCAGCCAGGACGCGCTGGAAAAAGCGCTGGTAGCCTCCGGCACGCAGCTAACCACCGTGGCGATGCGCCGCCACAGCGCGCAGGCAGGTGGCGAGAGCGTCTTTGACTTGCTGCGCCGGCTTAACATTGCGCCGCTGCCGAATACCGCGGGCTGCCGCACCGCGCGCGATGCCGTGCTCACGGCGCAGCTGGCGCGCGAGGCACTAGGTACCAATTGGGTCAAGGTAGAAGTCATCGCGGATGAGCACACGCTGCTTCCCGATGTCGTAGAAACCATCGACGCCACCGAGCTCCTCGTGGCAGAGGGGTTTACGGTCTTGGCCTATACCAGCGATGACCCAGTGGCGGCGCTGCGCTTGGAGGATGCGGGCGCTTCCGCCGTGATGCCGTTAGGCGCGCCGATCGGCACGGGGCTGGGTATTTTAAATCCCCATAACATCAAGCTCATCGCCGCGCGCGCCAGTGTGCCCGTGCTTGTCGACGCCGGCATCGGCACCGCCTCCGACGCCGCCCTCGCGATGGAGCTAGGCTGTGACGGGGTTCTGCTGGCCAGCGCTATCAACCGCTGCCAAGACCCCGTGGCCATGGCCCACGCTATGCGTCATGCGGTGGCCGCCGGGCACTATGCCCGCCAGGCAGGACGCATCCCGCGCCGCGAGCATGCCCAAGCCTCTTCAACCTTCGAAGGCCTTGCCAGCTGGGCCGATGAGGTGCTCTAG
- the thiS gene encoding sulfur carrier protein ThiS — MTITYNGQKMDTTAATVAALIAEVNAPEAGTAVAINGAVIPRSAWEDTCLEEGAVIDVLTAIQGG; from the coding sequence ATGACAATCACCTACAACGGGCAGAAGATGGATACCACCGCAGCAACAGTGGCGGCACTGATTGCCGAGGTCAATGCACCAGAAGCGGGCACTGCGGTGGCCATAAATGGCGCGGTGATTCCACGCTCGGCGTGGGAAGACACCTGCCTCGAAGAAGGCGCGGTCATCGATGTTCTTACTGCAATCCAGGGAGGCTAG
- the thiO gene encoding glycine oxidase ThiO, whose product MSVAIVGAGVIGLATAVELAQSEIKVDVFDPAPASGATHHAGGMLAPAAEVVYQQDPLFPLMQASGKWYPELIAAVAKHSDLDTGYRDEGTLVVAADRADSQHLSELMDYQNAHGMQVERITVRQARSLEPGLSPRLAGAVSIPGDTQVFPRQWALALYDAAENLGVHFHRTKVTHIGDGVDGGMVHTEGGTFAADQVVLAAGLGANSLSEWSQPLRPVYGDILRLRVPEQRRPLLDRVVRGFVEDRPIYLIPRGDGTIAVGATSREDSLNAPQAGGVYDLLRDAIRVLPGIEDCEFLEATTGARPGTPDDLPYLGRVSDRLIVSTGYFRHGILLAAFGARCTRELVLGEDPSIELSACDPLRFAR is encoded by the coding sequence ATGAGCGTTGCCATCGTCGGTGCCGGGGTCATCGGCCTTGCCACCGCAGTAGAGTTGGCCCAGTCAGAGATCAAAGTCGATGTCTTCGACCCAGCGCCAGCATCCGGCGCCACGCACCATGCCGGCGGCATGCTGGCTCCCGCCGCGGAGGTGGTCTATCAACAAGACCCGCTCTTTCCGCTGATGCAAGCCTCAGGCAAGTGGTATCCGGAGCTTATCGCGGCCGTCGCCAAGCACAGCGACCTCGATACCGGCTACCGCGACGAAGGCACGCTCGTGGTAGCCGCGGACCGCGCCGATTCCCAGCATTTGTCAGAGCTCATGGACTACCAGAATGCGCACGGCATGCAGGTCGAGCGCATCACCGTGCGGCAGGCGCGCTCCCTCGAACCGGGGCTGAGCCCACGCCTGGCCGGCGCTGTCTCAATTCCTGGGGATACGCAGGTCTTCCCCCGGCAATGGGCGCTCGCGCTATACGACGCCGCGGAAAACCTAGGCGTGCACTTTCACCGCACAAAGGTCACACACATCGGCGATGGAGTCGACGGCGGAATGGTACACACCGAAGGAGGTACTTTCGCCGCAGACCAGGTGGTGCTGGCCGCCGGACTGGGGGCGAATAGTCTTAGCGAATGGTCGCAACCGCTGCGCCCAGTCTACGGCGACATCCTGCGCCTACGTGTGCCAGAGCAACGCCGCCCACTGCTAGACCGCGTGGTGCGCGGATTCGTGGAAGACCGCCCTATCTATCTGATTCCACGCGGCGACGGAACCATCGCCGTGGGCGCGACCAGCCGCGAGGATAGCCTCAATGCCCCGCAGGCCGGCGGTGTCTATGACCTGCTGCGCGATGCCATCCGGGTGCTGCCGGGCATCGAAGATTGCGAGTTCCTAGAAGCCACCACCGGCGCCCGCCCGGGCACGCCTGATGATCTTCCCTACCTGGGGCGCGTGAGTGACAGGCTCATTGTCTCCACCGGGTATTTCCGCCACGGCATCCTGCTGGCCGCCTTCGGTGCACGGTGTACGCGCGAGCTCGTCCTCGGCGAGGACCCCAGCATCGAACTTTCGGCCTGCGACCCGCTGCGCTTTGCGCGCTAG
- a CDS encoding thiamine phosphate synthase: MSPEIAAAAVRGGAGVVQVRSKPISARTLYDLGARVAEAVHEVNPRAHVLIDDRVDVALALRCAGAPVHGVHIGQDDLCPRAARELLGPDAIIGLTTGTLELIRDANQYADVLDYVGCGPFRATPTKDSGRTPLGLESYPEIVAASQLPVVAIGDVTADDAAELAATGVDGLAVVRGIMNAPDPAAYCERLLSEFEKGRA, translated from the coding sequence AAAGCCAATTTCTGCCCGCACGCTCTATGATTTGGGCGCCCGCGTGGCCGAGGCGGTACACGAGGTAAATCCGCGCGCGCACGTGCTTATCGACGACCGCGTCGACGTCGCCCTAGCTCTGCGTTGCGCGGGCGCGCCCGTCCACGGCGTGCACATCGGCCAGGACGATCTCTGCCCACGTGCCGCACGTGAGCTGCTCGGCCCCGATGCCATCATCGGCCTGACCACGGGAACGCTTGAGTTAATTAGGGACGCGAACCAGTACGCGGACGTCCTCGACTACGTCGGCTGCGGTCCCTTCCGCGCTACCCCGACGAAGGATTCCGGGCGCACCCCGCTGGGGCTCGAGAGCTACCCAGAGATCGTCGCCGCCTCGCAGCTGCCCGTAGTCGCCATCGGCGACGTCACCGCGGACGATGCCGCCGAGCTCGCTGCAACTGGCGTCGACGGCCTGGCCGTCGTGCGCGGAATCATGAATGCCCCGGACCCGGCCGCCTACTGCGAGCGTCTCCTGAGCGAATTCGAGAAAGGTCGCGCATGA